In one window of Thermoleophilia bacterium DNA:
- a CDS encoding MFS transporter, with the protein MSRVWRTWVVLLFFAVGTSLITPLIPLYQSDLGFNDTVVTLFLGMYVLALVPSMLSLGQFSDQIGRRPVLLGAITTLGIAQVIILSEPGLVGLLIARAIQGAATGAFFGTCTAFLIDGSPLGRRRFSSALASISVRLGLGLGPGIGGVLIQYAPNPFQVPFAAHLVLLAIAATIVWFLPETVVQRHRRPIRLRLEVPPAERAVFWRVLVPSGMIFSLFDGVSLSLVPVFCVRVLGVTNYALVGASGFLVLATGALSQAIVPNLPARRSILTGLCIACPAFAGVVIAAPVGSTAMLLACVAVTGGACGLVMKGGVDLCTEIAPVADRGKLLSAYYVACYLGGFSVPLIIVGLIADAVGLTWALGALAMAATAASLWLGVVGIRALRDLTPIETTAA; encoded by the coding sequence ATGAGTCGCGTCTGGCGCACATGGGTCGTCCTGCTCTTCTTCGCGGTGGGCACGAGCCTCATCACCCCGCTCATCCCGCTGTACCAGTCCGACCTCGGGTTCAACGACACAGTCGTCACCCTGTTCTTAGGTATGTACGTGCTGGCGCTCGTGCCCTCGATGCTCAGCCTCGGGCAGTTCTCCGACCAGATCGGGCGACGTCCGGTGCTCCTGGGCGCCATCACCACTCTGGGAATCGCCCAGGTGATCATCCTGTCGGAGCCCGGCCTCGTTGGGCTGCTGATCGCCCGGGCCATCCAAGGGGCGGCCACGGGTGCCTTCTTCGGTACCTGCACGGCGTTCCTGATAGACGGGAGCCCACTGGGCAGGCGGCGGTTCTCGTCCGCACTGGCGTCAATCTCGGTGCGTCTGGGGCTCGGGCTCGGTCCGGGGATCGGTGGCGTTCTCATCCAATACGCCCCAAACCCCTTTCAGGTCCCCTTCGCCGCGCATCTGGTGCTACTCGCCATCGCGGCCACAATCGTGTGGTTCCTGCCCGAGACAGTGGTACAGCGACACCGCCGACCCATCCGGCTGCGGCTCGAGGTGCCACCGGCCGAACGCGCCGTGTTCTGGCGGGTGCTGGTGCCCTCCGGGATGATTTTCAGCCTGTTCGACGGCGTGTCGCTGTCACTCGTGCCGGTGTTCTGCGTCCGCGTTCTCGGCGTCACCAACTACGCGCTGGTGGGTGCCTCCGGGTTTCTCGTGCTGGCGACCGGTGCGCTGAGCCAAGCGATCGTGCCCAACCTGCCCGCGCGACGATCCATCCTCACCGGGCTGTGTATCGCCTGCCCCGCCTTCGCCGGAGTGGTCATCGCCGCACCGGTCGGATCGACGGCGATGCTGCTCGCGTGCGTGGCCGTCACGGGTGGCGCCTGCGGGCTGGTGATGAAGGGAGGGGTCGACCTGTGCACCGAGATCGCCCCGGTCGCGGACCGCGGGAAGTTGCTGTCCGCCTACTACGTGGCCTGCTACTTGGGCGGGTTCTCGGTGCCGCTCATCATCGTGGGGCTCATCGCCGATGCCGTGGGGCTCACCTGGGCACTCGGGGCGCTGGCCATGGCGGCCACCGCGGCGTCGCTCTGGTTGGGCGTGGTGGGTATCCGCGCGTTGCGTGATCTCACGCCCATCGAGACGACCGCCG
- a CDS encoding methyltransferase domain-containing protein, with product MVASSATAYRATAIICVAVLTVGESTSAVPARIRVHADPGAIAHAFAAIAELEPVAWVAGGVECAPLAGGRDPIEQARRLAAFGLPWDEVPGASPPLPFPAAVGGGVYRRALGHAPAPDDLPEVVLVTGEGFGLAEHPTTGMCLNLLELLPDGPVLDAGCGSGTLALVWARLGRGTALAVDVDPRAVAQARKSAAASGLADSVECRRVALDHLDPADITGRVVLANAPRPAQDALLAVCGNDGPRALMISGLRPDGMAEVLAAWTVRGYDVVRCEQVGRWKCAVLLPT from the coding sequence ATCGTTGCGAGCTCCGCCACCGCGTACCGGGCGACGGCGATCATCTGCGTCGCGGTGCTCACGGTGGGTGAGTCTACGTCCGCGGTTCCGGCGCGCATCCGGGTGCACGCCGATCCGGGGGCAATCGCCCACGCGTTCGCCGCCATCGCCGAGTTGGAGCCCGTTGCGTGGGTGGCGGGTGGTGTTGAGTGCGCACCGCTCGCGGGTGGGCGTGATCCGATTGAACAGGCACGGCGCCTCGCGGCGTTCGGTCTGCCCTGGGATGAGGTTCCGGGTGCATCGCCCCCGCTACCTTTTCCCGCAGCGGTGGGCGGGGGCGTGTACCGGCGCGCGCTGGGGCACGCACCGGCACCAGATGACCTGCCCGAGGTCGTTCTGGTCACGGGGGAGGGATTCGGCCTTGCCGAACACCCCACCACGGGCATGTGTCTAAACCTGCTCGAACTCCTGCCCGATGGACCCGTCCTCGATGCCGGGTGCGGGAGTGGGACCCTCGCGCTCGTCTGGGCGCGGCTCGGGCGCGGCACGGCGCTGGCGGTTGACGTGGACCCGCGTGCCGTGGCGCAGGCTCGGAAGTCGGCTGCCGCCAGTGGGTTGGCCGACTCCGTGGAATGTCGACGGGTGGCGCTCGACCACCTCGACCCTGCCGACATCACCGGGCGTGTGGTGCTGGCCAACGCCCCGCGCCCGGCGCAGGATGCCCTGCTCGCCGTATGCGGCAACGACGGGCCGCGCGCGCTCATGATCTCCGGCCTGCGGCCCGACGGGATGGCGGAAGTCCTCGCTGCGTGGACCGTGCGCGGCTACGACGTCGTACGGTGCGAGCAGGTGGGGCGCTGGAAGTGCGCCGTCCTGCTCCCCACCTAG